Proteins from a single region of Campylobacter concisus:
- the typA gene encoding translational GTPase TypA — MEKIRNIAVIAHVDHGKTTMVDELLKQSGTFNEHQNLGERVMDSNDIERERGITILSKNTAIRYKDTKINIIDTPGHADFGGEVERVLKMVDGVLLLVDAQEGVMPQTKFVVKKALSLGLRPIVVVNKIDKPAGDPDRVINEIFDLFVALDANDEQLEFPVVYAAAKNGYAKLKLSDENVNMQPLFETILAHVPAPSGSDENPLQLQVFTLDYDNYVGKIGIARIFNGKISKNQNVMLAKADGTKTTGRISKLIGFMGLERTDINEAGTGDIVAIAGFDALDVGDSVVDPNNPHPLDPLHIEEPTLSVVFSVNDGPLAGTEGKHVTSNKIDERLANEMKTNIAMKYENIGEGKFKVSGRGELQITILAENMRREGYEFLLGRPEVIVKEINGVKCEPYELLVIDAPDDTTGTVIEKLGKRKAEMVSMNPTGDGQTRIEFEIPARGLIGFRSQFLTDTKGEGVMNHSFLEFRPLSGTVEHRTNGALVSMENGVTLAYSLFNLQDRGVLFLDPQAKVYVGMIIGEHSRPNDLDVNPIKGKNLTNVRASGSDDAIKLVPPRKLSLERALEWIEDDELVEVTPINIRVRKRYLDPTERKRKAKL; from the coding sequence TTGGAAAAGATACGAAATATAGCCGTTATCGCACACGTCGACCACGGTAAAACAACAATGGTTGATGAGCTTTTGAAACAGTCAGGAACATTTAATGAGCATCAAAACCTTGGCGAGCGTGTAATGGATAGCAACGACATCGAAAGAGAGCGTGGCATCACTATTCTTTCTAAAAATACTGCTATTCGCTACAAAGATACAAAGATCAACATCATTGACACCCCAGGCCACGCCGACTTTGGTGGCGAGGTAGAGCGCGTTCTTAAGATGGTTGATGGCGTTTTGCTACTTGTTGATGCGCAAGAAGGTGTTATGCCACAAACTAAATTTGTCGTCAAAAAGGCGCTCTCACTAGGACTTCGCCCAATCGTCGTTGTAAATAAGATAGATAAACCTGCAGGCGATCCAGACCGCGTTATAAATGAAATTTTTGACCTTTTTGTAGCACTTGATGCAAATGACGAACAGCTAGAATTTCCAGTTGTGTATGCAGCTGCGAAAAATGGCTATGCAAAGCTAAAACTAAGTGATGAAAATGTAAATATGCAGCCACTTTTTGAGACTATCTTGGCTCATGTGCCAGCTCCAAGCGGTAGCGATGAAAACCCGCTTCAGCTTCAAGTTTTCACGCTTGATTATGACAACTATGTCGGCAAGATCGGTATTGCAAGAATTTTTAACGGCAAGATATCTAAAAACCAAAATGTCATGCTTGCAAAGGCTGATGGCACAAAGACAACTGGTAGAATTTCAAAGTTAATTGGCTTTATGGGTCTTGAAAGAACCGATATTAATGAGGCTGGCACTGGTGACATCGTAGCGATCGCTGGCTTTGATGCGCTTGACGTTGGCGATAGCGTCGTTGATCCAAATAATCCTCATCCACTAGATCCTCTTCACATCGAAGAGCCAACACTTAGCGTTGTATTTTCTGTAAATGACGGCCCATTAGCAGGCACTGAGGGCAAACACGTCACATCAAATAAGATTGATGAGCGCCTTGCAAATGAGATGAAGACAAATATCGCGATGAAGTATGAAAATATCGGTGAGGGTAAATTTAAAGTAAGTGGCCGTGGCGAGCTTCAGATTACCATTTTGGCTGAAAATATGCGCCGCGAGGGCTATGAGTTTTTACTTGGCAGACCTGAGGTCATCGTAAAAGAGATAAACGGCGTAAAATGCGAGCCATACGAGCTTTTGGTTATCGATGCACCTGATGATACGACAGGCACAGTCATCGAAAAACTAGGCAAAAGAAAGGCTGAAATGGTCTCTATGAATCCAACAGGCGATGGCCAAACAAGGATCGAGTTTGAGATCCCAGCGCGTGGGCTTATCGGCTTTAGAAGTCAGTTTTTGACTGATACAAAAGGCGAGGGCGTTATGAACCACAGCTTTTTGGAGTTTAGACCACTAAGCGGCACAGTCGAGCATAGAACAAATGGTGCTCTAGTTTCGATGGAAAACGGCGTAACGCTTGCTTATTCGCTATTTAACTTACAAGATCGTGGTGTGCTTTTCCTTGATCCGCAAGCAAAAGTCTATGTGGGTATGATCATTGGCGAGCATAGCCGTCCAAACGACCTTGATGTAAATCCTATCAAGGGTAAAAACCTAACAAACGTGCGTGCTAGTGGTAGCGACGATGCGATCAAACTTGTGCCACCTAGAAAGCTAAGCCTTGAGCGTGCGTTAGAGTGGATAGAAGATGACGAGCTAGTCGAAGTTACGCCTATAAATATCCGCGTTCGCAAGCGCTATTTAGATCCAACAGAACGCAAAAGAAAAGCAAAACTCTAA
- the proC gene encoding pyrroline-5-carboxylate reductase, whose protein sequence is MKSVKIGFIGGGNMGGAMIEALWRAQPDGASFAEDDQKFDGGSEAYGAENLAQTDEKASLHECEKEAKFEILACARSKNEALRQRFGVKIAANETDLAREADTVVLATKPASYEAILRLIAPELAGKILLLLAPGFDIKRARQIAGEGVYIARAMPNAAASIGASATALCFDAGFSEAKKESVREIIAKIGKIYEIDEAGFAAFTGIAGSLPAYACAFIEAAADAGVRGGLPRQLCYDAVAAAVEGTVRLIQSGKHPATLKDEVCSPAGTTIEGLAALENGGFRGALMDAVAACIAKARG, encoded by the coding sequence ATGAAAAGCGTAAAAATCGGCTTCATCGGCGGCGGAAATATGGGCGGCGCGATGATAGAGGCGCTTTGGCGAGCGCAACCTGACGGGGCAAGCTTTGCCGAAGACGATCAAAAATTTGACGGCGGTAGCGAGGCATACGGGGCGGAAAATTTAGCGCAAACGGATGAAAAAGCAAGCCTGCATGAATGCGAAAAAGAGGCAAAATTTGAAATCCTAGCCTGCGCCAGAAGCAAAAACGAAGCCTTACGGCAGAGATTTGGCGTAAAAATAGCCGCGAACGAAACGGATCTAGCGCGCGAAGCGGACACGGTCGTGCTGGCTACTAAGCCCGCTAGCTACGAGGCTATCTTGCGCCTGATCGCGCCCGAGCTTGCGGGCAAAATTTTGCTTCTTTTGGCGCCGGGTTTCGACATAAAACGCGCTAGACAAATCGCTGGCGAGGGCGTTTATATCGCTCGTGCGATGCCGAACGCCGCAGCCAGCATCGGCGCGTCGGCCACGGCTCTTTGCTTTGACGCGGGATTTAGCGAGGCTAAGAAAGAGAGCGTACGCGAGATAATCGCTAAAATCGGTAAAATTTACGAGATAGACGAGGCTGGGTTTGCCGCATTTACGGGCATCGCAGGAAGCCTACCGGCGTATGCGTGCGCCTTTATCGAGGCTGCGGCGGATGCGGGCGTGCGGGGCGGACTACCTAGGCAGCTTTGCTACGACGCCGTTGCGGCAGCCGTAGAAGGGACGGTGCGCCTAATCCAAAGCGGCAAGCACCCGGCCACGCTAAAAGACGAGGTCTGCTCGCCGGCGGGAACCACGATAGAGGGACTTGCCGCGCTTGAAAACGGCGGATTTCGCGGCGCCTTGATGGATGCCGTCGCCGCTTGCATCGCCAAAGCGAGGGGTTAG
- a CDS encoding sel1 repeat family protein has product MKILLFALLVAINLFASEPGLSPLLAADTLEKLKKCKNPDLNATKECVQAGMVAANLKQDYGAAEGLFSLACAKGDGEGCFYLGELYKNNLVKAADKIERETKISAYYKASCVLYEYLPGCLALANFIQEELGDEVQSFAINNTLCNKKYAPGCYNVGWMIERMGGDIGEMMEYYERSCKLGYVGGCARAAWLYEGNFNENRYEQVKKRREKGKANAKKGVRARR; this is encoded by the coding sequence ATGAAAATCTTATTATTTGCGCTACTTGTGGCGATAAATTTATTTGCTAGCGAGCCCGGCCTTTCGCCATTGCTAGCCGCAGATACGCTAGAAAAGCTCAAAAAATGCAAAAATCCAGACCTAAACGCCACCAAAGAGTGCGTACAAGCGGGCATGGTAGCGGCAAATTTAAAGCAAGACTACGGCGCGGCGGAGGGGCTATTTAGCCTAGCCTGCGCCAAAGGAGACGGCGAGGGCTGCTTTTATCTGGGCGAACTTTATAAAAATAACCTAGTAAAAGCCGCAGATAAGATCGAGCGCGAGACTAAGATTAGCGCGTATTACAAGGCTAGCTGCGTCCTTTACGAGTATTTGCCCGGTTGCTTGGCGCTAGCCAATTTCATACAAGAAGAGCTGGGCGACGAGGTGCAGTCGTTTGCGATAAACAATACCCTATGCAACAAAAAATACGCTCCAGGATGCTACAACGTGGGTTGGATGATAGAGCGAATGGGAGGCGATATTGGCGAGATGATGGAGTATTACGAGCGCTCGTGTAAGCTAGGCTACGTAGGCGGCTGCGCGAGAGCGGCGTGGCTGTATGAGGGAAATTTCAACGAAAACAGATACGAGCAAGTAAAAAAAAGACGCGAAAAAGGCAAAGCAAATGCGAAAAAAGGCGTGCGAGCTAGGCGATAA